One part of the Mycolicibacterium aromaticivorans JS19b1 = JCM 16368 genome encodes these proteins:
- a CDS encoding P-II family nitrogen regulator: protein MKLITAIVKPFTLEDVKTGLEQTGILGMTVSEVQGYGRQKGHTEVYRGAEYSVDFVPKVRVEVIVDDSAVDKVVDVIVQAARTGKIGDGKVWVSPVETVVRVRTGERGSDAL from the coding sequence ATGAAGCTGATTACTGCGATCGTCAAGCCGTTCACGCTGGAAGACGTCAAGACCGGTCTGGAGCAGACGGGCATCCTCGGAATGACCGTCAGCGAGGTCCAGGGTTACGGACGTCAGAAGGGTCACACTGAGGTGTACCGGGGCGCGGAGTACTCCGTGGACTTCGTGCCCAAGGTGCGCGTGGAGGTCATTGTCGATGACTCCGCGGTCGACAAGGTCGTGGACGTCATCGTGCAGGCCGCACGGACCGGCAAGATCGGCGACGGCAAGGTGTGGGTCAGTCCGGTGGAGACCGTTGTTCGGGTCCGCACCGGTGAGCGGGGGTCCGACGCTCTCTGA
- a CDS encoding PP2C family protein-serine/threonine phosphatase — MANQFAPDVAHRDVETAMNGSLNLRRTVLNLLSAVQPRLADWAVLAMPDHRTGGLTVYGGANVGFSDVIARSSPSERGLDQVLRTGQRLHGHVGQDMSLAEIGTRLRHRALAEELAALRPADVLTLPLTARGTTLGVFVLARTAGRLFDEDTIEEAERVGATAAVALDSARLYEERGQLAAALQRSLRPPKLPQATGFSVAARYRPAVEHLEIGGDFYDVVGSGDDVVLTLGDVCGKGVDSAALTLQARQTIRTSAHFDRSPDRVLDTLNTVLCEQAVGRFVTTLCARVRGRPDGDWAEAHVAAAGHPGPIVVRATGDIEQIEVSGIAAGVKLGVNYRTAAVRLERGDTMLMFTDGVEEARRDERLYGVHRLLELLPAYAGAGGEVICEAVERDVLEYLDGDPHDDMALLAVTCGS; from the coding sequence ATGGCAAACCAGTTCGCGCCCGATGTCGCGCACCGCGACGTCGAGACCGCGATGAACGGCTCGCTGAATCTTCGGCGCACTGTCCTGAACCTGCTGAGTGCGGTCCAGCCGCGCCTGGCGGACTGGGCGGTACTGGCCATGCCGGATCACCGGACGGGTGGACTGACCGTCTACGGCGGGGCCAATGTCGGATTCTCCGATGTCATCGCCCGGTCGTCGCCGTCCGAGCGCGGCCTGGATCAGGTGCTGCGCACCGGCCAGCGACTTCATGGCCACGTCGGTCAGGACATGTCCCTCGCCGAGATCGGCACCCGCCTGCGGCATCGGGCCCTGGCCGAGGAACTCGCCGCATTGCGCCCAGCTGACGTGCTGACCCTGCCGCTGACCGCCCGGGGCACGACGTTGGGCGTGTTCGTTCTGGCTCGTACGGCGGGGCGGCTGTTCGACGAGGACACCATCGAGGAGGCCGAGCGGGTGGGCGCGACCGCGGCTGTGGCGCTGGATTCGGCTCGGCTCTACGAGGAGCGCGGACAACTGGCCGCGGCGTTGCAGCGCAGCCTCCGGCCGCCGAAACTTCCTCAGGCCACTGGATTTTCGGTCGCGGCGCGGTATCGGCCTGCTGTGGAGCATCTCGAGATCGGCGGTGATTTCTACGATGTCGTCGGTAGCGGCGACGACGTGGTGCTCACGTTGGGCGATGTGTGCGGAAAAGGGGTCGATTCCGCCGCGCTCACGCTGCAGGCCCGCCAAACCATCCGCACCTCCGCGCATTTCGACCGCAGCCCCGATCGGGTTCTCGACACGCTGAACACGGTGCTGTGCGAACAGGCGGTCGGACGGTTCGTGACCACGCTGTGCGCGCGGGTGCGTGGCAGGCCTGACGGTGATTGGGCAGAAGCGCACGTCGCCGCGGCCGGACACCCCGGCCCGATCGTGGTTCGGGCCACCGGCGATATCGAACAGATCGAGGTCTCCGGGATCGCCGCCGGAGTGAAGCTCGGAGTGAACTATCGCACTGCCGCAGTGCGATTGGAGCGCGGCGACACCATGCTGATGTTCACTGACGGCGTCGAGGAGGCCCGCCGCGACGAGCGTCTGTATGGCGTGCATCGGTTGCTGGAATTGCTGCCCGCCTACGCCGGCGCCGGCGGAGAGGTGATCTGCGAGGCGGTCGAACGCGACGTCCTGGAGTATTTGGACGGTGATCCGCACGACGACATGGCATTGCTGGCGGTCACGTGCGGGAGCTGA
- the ffh gene encoding signal recognition particle protein, with translation MFESLSDRLTGALSGLRGKGRLTDADIDATTREIRLALLEADVSLPVVRAFVNRIKERARGAEVSGALNPAQQVVKIVNEELIGILGGETRQLAFAKNPPTVIMLAGLQGAGKTTLAGKLAKWLKGQGHTPLLVACDLQRPGAVNQLKIVGERAGVNVFAPHPGTAPDAADTEGAGPGDPVAVAAAGLAEAQSKHFDVVVVDTAGRLGIDEVLMEQAAAIRDAVHPDETLFVLDAMIGQDAVATAEAFGSGVGFTGVVLTKLDGDARGGAALSVREVTGVPILFASTGEKLEDFDVFHPDRMASRILGMGDVLSLIEQAEQVFDQQKAEEAAAKIGSGELTLEDFLEQMLMIRKMGPIGNLLGMLPGAGQMKDALATVDDKQLDRLQAIIRGMTPQERADPKIINASRRLRIANGSGVNVSEVNQLVDRFFEARKMMSQMAGAMGMPFGRRSSKKSAKGKNKQAGKKKGGRGPTPPKANPLLAGAMPGGFPDLSGMPEGLNELPPGLADFDLSKLKFPGKN, from the coding sequence GTGTTTGAATCCCTGTCCGACCGGTTGACCGGTGCGCTCTCGGGCCTGCGCGGCAAAGGTCGGCTGACCGACGCCGACATCGACGCCACAACACGCGAGATCAGGCTGGCGCTGCTCGAGGCCGACGTCTCCCTGCCGGTCGTGCGTGCCTTCGTCAACCGCATCAAGGAGCGCGCGCGCGGCGCCGAGGTATCCGGTGCGCTCAACCCCGCCCAGCAGGTCGTCAAGATCGTCAATGAGGAGCTGATCGGCATCCTCGGCGGGGAGACCCGTCAACTGGCCTTCGCCAAGAACCCGCCGACCGTCATCATGCTGGCCGGCCTGCAAGGCGCCGGTAAGACGACGCTCGCCGGCAAGCTGGCCAAGTGGCTCAAGGGCCAGGGCCACACCCCGCTGCTGGTGGCGTGCGATCTGCAGCGCCCCGGCGCGGTCAACCAGCTCAAAATCGTCGGCGAGCGGGCCGGCGTCAACGTCTTCGCCCCCCATCCGGGCACCGCGCCCGATGCCGCGGACACCGAGGGCGCCGGCCCCGGTGATCCGGTCGCCGTCGCCGCCGCCGGCCTGGCAGAGGCACAGAGCAAGCACTTCGATGTCGTGGTCGTCGACACCGCGGGCCGGTTGGGCATCGACGAGGTGCTGATGGAACAGGCCGCCGCCATCCGCGACGCCGTGCACCCCGACGAGACGCTGTTCGTCCTCGACGCGATGATCGGTCAGGACGCGGTGGCCACCGCGGAGGCGTTCGGGTCCGGTGTCGGGTTCACCGGCGTCGTGCTGACCAAGCTCGACGGCGACGCCCGCGGTGGTGCAGCCCTGTCGGTCCGCGAGGTGACCGGCGTGCCGATCCTGTTTGCGTCGACCGGTGAGAAGCTCGAGGACTTCGACGTCTTCCATCCCGACCGGATGGCCAGCCGGATCCTCGGCATGGGCGACGTGCTCAGCCTGATCGAGCAGGCCGAGCAGGTCTTCGATCAGCAGAAGGCCGAGGAAGCCGCCGCCAAGATCGGCTCGGGCGAGCTCACGCTGGAGGACTTCCTCGAGCAGATGCTGATGATCCGCAAGATGGGGCCGATCGGCAACCTGCTGGGCATGTTGCCCGGCGCGGGCCAGATGAAGGACGCGCTGGCCACCGTCGATGACAAGCAGCTCGACCGGCTGCAGGCGATCATCCGGGGCATGACCCCGCAGGAGCGGGCCGACCCCAAGATCATCAACGCCTCGCGGCGGCTGCGCATCGCCAACGGCTCCGGTGTCAACGTCTCCGAGGTCAACCAGCTCGTCGACCGCTTCTTCGAGGCGCGAAAGATGATGTCGCAGATGGCCGGTGCGATGGGCATGCCGTTCGGCCGGCGGTCATCGAAGAAATCGGCCAAGGGCAAGAACAAGCAGGCGGGCAAGAAGAAGGGCGGCAGGGGCCCGACGCCGCCGAAGGCCAACCCATTGCTCGCCGGCGCCATGCCCGGCGGCTTCCCGGATCTGTCCGGAATGCCTGAGGGCCTCAACGAGTTGCCGCCCGGCTTGGCCGATTTCGACCTGTCCAAATTGAAGTTCCCGGGCAAGAACTAG
- a CDS encoding ammonium transporter: MDGFPVMGVPDTGDTAWMLASSALVLLMTPGLAFFYGGMVRAKGVLNMIMMSVSAMGVVTVLWVLYGYSMSFGNDKWSVIGDPGQYFGLKGLIGGNAAAAVAADPASGAAAKAAVDIPLAGTIPQLVFVAFQLMFAIITVALVSGAVADRLKFGSWLVFAGLWATLVYFPVAHWVFAFDGFTGEHGGWIANKLKAIDFAGGTAVHINSGAAGLALCLVLGKRKGWPGTPMRPHNLPFVMLGAGLLWFGWYGFNAGSALSSNGSAATTFITTTVATGTAMLAWLLVERIRDGHATTLGAASGIVAGLVAITPSCSSVNVLGALVVGFLGGAICALAVGLKFKFGFDDALDVVGVHMVGGLTGTLLIGLLATPEAPAAVKGLFYGGGFDQLWRQAVGAFAVLFYSFIVTTILALILKYTIGLRLTEEDEVNGIDEAEHAETGYDLVPVGAGSVLGRHGAEE; the protein is encoded by the coding sequence GTGGATGGATTCCCGGTGATGGGCGTGCCGGACACCGGCGACACAGCATGGATGCTTGCGAGCTCCGCGCTCGTGCTGCTGATGACGCCAGGCCTGGCCTTTTTCTACGGCGGCATGGTGCGTGCCAAGGGCGTGCTCAACATGATCATGATGAGCGTCAGTGCCATGGGTGTGGTCACGGTGCTGTGGGTGCTGTACGGCTACTCGATGTCTTTCGGCAACGACAAGTGGAGTGTGATCGGCGACCCTGGTCAGTACTTCGGCCTCAAGGGACTCATCGGCGGTAACGCTGCTGCCGCGGTGGCCGCAGACCCGGCGAGTGGAGCGGCGGCGAAGGCTGCGGTGGATATCCCACTCGCGGGCACGATTCCGCAACTGGTGTTCGTGGCCTTCCAGCTGATGTTCGCCATCATCACGGTTGCCCTGGTCTCCGGCGCTGTCGCAGATCGCCTGAAGTTCGGTTCCTGGCTGGTGTTCGCCGGCCTGTGGGCCACGTTGGTGTACTTCCCGGTCGCGCACTGGGTCTTCGCCTTCGACGGCTTCACTGGAGAGCACGGCGGCTGGATTGCCAACAAGCTCAAGGCAATCGACTTCGCGGGTGGTACTGCGGTGCACATCAACTCCGGTGCGGCCGGCCTTGCGCTGTGTCTGGTTCTCGGAAAACGCAAGGGATGGCCGGGAACTCCGATGCGGCCACACAATCTGCCGTTCGTGATGCTCGGTGCCGGTCTGCTGTGGTTCGGGTGGTACGGATTCAACGCCGGTTCGGCGTTGAGCTCGAACGGCTCTGCCGCGACGACGTTCATCACCACGACCGTCGCAACCGGAACCGCCATGCTGGCCTGGCTGTTGGTCGAGCGAATTCGTGACGGTCACGCGACGACGCTCGGTGCGGCGTCAGGCATAGTCGCCGGCCTCGTCGCCATCACACCGTCGTGCTCGTCAGTGAATGTGCTTGGCGCACTCGTGGTCGGGTTCCTCGGCGGCGCGATCTGTGCCTTGGCGGTCGGCCTGAAATTCAAGTTCGGCTTCGATGATGCGCTCGACGTGGTTGGCGTGCACATGGTCGGTGGTCTGACCGGCACCCTTCTGATCGGCTTGCTGGCCACGCCCGAGGCGCCGGCGGCGGTCAAGGGATTGTTCTACGGCGGCGGGTTCGACCAATTGTGGCGCCAGGCTGTCGGTGCTTTTGCCGTCCTGTTCTACTCGTTCATCGTTACGACTATTTTGGCCTTGATCCTGAAATACACCATTGGGCTGCGCCTGACCGAAGAGGATGAAGTGAACGGCATCGACGAGGCAGAACACGCCGAAACCGGTTACGACCTCGTACCGGTGGGTGCCGGTTCGGTTCTCGGACGTCACGGCGCGGAGGAATGA
- a CDS encoding STAS domain-containing protein — protein sequence MALDVYDSRQYWLGRTAVVSASGALDLLTAPRLEQLVTSTLEQRPDALIVDLTDVAFLGSAGMQVLVDAYEAASPDIGFAVVADGPGTSRPLKLIGLTEVFDVVASLQIAVDRFSRGA from the coding sequence GTGGCTTTGGACGTTTACGATTCCCGCCAGTACTGGCTGGGAAGAACCGCCGTCGTCAGTGCTTCCGGGGCACTCGATCTGCTGACGGCGCCGCGTCTCGAGCAACTCGTCACCAGCACACTCGAGCAGCGCCCGGATGCCCTGATCGTGGACCTGACCGATGTGGCCTTCCTCGGCTCGGCCGGGATGCAGGTGCTTGTCGACGCCTACGAGGCGGCATCCCCGGACATCGGATTCGCGGTGGTTGCCGACGGGCCTGGCACCAGCAGGCCGCTGAAGCTGATCGGACTGACGGAGGTCTTCGACGTCGTCGCGTCCTTGCAGATCGCGGTCGACCGATTCAGCCGAGGCGCGTGA
- a CDS encoding [protein-PII] uridylyltransferase has product MTKQSKDSAAGASRWEAPAAGSSKPAKDLAAANKQLLEGGQRHLDSAALRDALLDLHEFWLTTKATEIGITATSGFAIVATGGLGRREFVPYSDLDLMLLHDNMPTEIVTQVAELLWYPLWDANIRLDHSVRTVPEALTVANEDISAGLAMLEARHIAGDAELSQLLIGGARRQWRTGIGTRFEELVELTQARWQRSGQIAHRAEPDLKCGRGGLRDVQLLNALAIAQLADVYPSHSLVSPTGSLGDAHLALLNVRTELHRSSKRGRDQLLAQFADEIGAALRIGDRFDLARVLSDAARTISYYVDAGLRTAANALPKRGLSVLRRPTRRPLDEGVVEFAGEVILARDARPERDPGLILRVAAASANTGLPMSASTLNRLAASAPELRTPWPRDALKDLLVLLAAGPTTVATIEALDRTGLWGRLFPEWGAVRDLPPRDVVHIWTVDRHLVETVSQASTLTTRVSRPDLLVLGALLHDIGKGRGGDHSVIGAELAVQVGTRLGLWPSDIDVLSAIVRYHLLLPDVATRRDLQDPKTISGVIDALGGDPVLLELLDALAEADSLATGPGVWGDWKASLIGDLVRRCRLMLAGEPQPHADPIDPQHLSLAADGGVHVEMTPGDSVHTFNVTMIAPDRRGLLSKAAGVLALNSLRVHSASVNSTGGAAINTFVVSPRFGAPPAAELLRQQFILALSGELDVMSALEKRDADAAQHGTGRVGEHKPAVPINAVPAPPRILWHDGSSEGQLIVEIRTTDRTGLLATLTGVLERTGADIAWAKITTLGSSVVDAFGITVPTSVSLDETRTKLESDLYAVLPTPPPAKPAEEAG; this is encoded by the coding sequence ATGACAAAGCAATCAAAAGATTCCGCCGCCGGCGCCTCCCGATGGGAGGCACCGGCGGCGGGTTCGTCGAAACCCGCGAAAGATCTGGCCGCCGCGAACAAGCAACTGCTGGAAGGCGGTCAGCGCCACCTGGATTCGGCGGCACTGCGCGACGCGCTGCTGGATCTCCACGAATTCTGGCTGACCACCAAGGCTACCGAGATCGGTATCACGGCCACCAGCGGGTTCGCCATCGTGGCCACCGGCGGATTGGGCCGCCGCGAGTTCGTGCCGTACTCCGACCTCGACCTGATGCTGCTGCACGACAACATGCCCACCGAGATCGTCACCCAGGTGGCCGAGTTGCTGTGGTACCCCCTGTGGGACGCCAACATTCGACTGGACCATAGTGTCCGCACGGTGCCCGAGGCGCTCACGGTGGCCAACGAAGACATCTCGGCCGGGCTCGCGATGCTGGAGGCGCGACACATCGCCGGAGATGCCGAACTGTCCCAGCTGTTGATCGGCGGGGCGCGACGGCAATGGCGGACCGGAATCGGTACCCGTTTCGAGGAACTCGTCGAGCTCACCCAGGCGCGCTGGCAGCGCAGCGGGCAGATTGCGCACCGCGCGGAACCGGACCTCAAATGCGGTCGGGGCGGGCTGCGCGACGTTCAGCTGCTGAATGCGTTGGCGATCGCCCAACTGGCGGACGTGTACCCGAGCCACTCGCTGGTGTCGCCGACCGGCTCACTCGGCGACGCGCACCTCGCGCTGCTCAACGTGCGCACCGAACTACACCGGTCGTCCAAGCGCGGCCGTGACCAACTGCTGGCACAGTTCGCCGACGAGATCGGCGCCGCGCTGCGCATCGGTGACCGCTTCGATCTGGCCCGGGTGCTCTCCGATGCGGCACGCACGATCAGCTACTACGTCGATGCCGGCCTACGCACGGCGGCCAATGCCCTTCCCAAACGCGGACTTTCGGTGCTGCGCCGACCGACCCGCCGCCCGCTGGACGAAGGGGTGGTGGAATTCGCCGGCGAGGTGATCCTGGCTCGTGACGCCCGCCCCGAACGCGATCCGGGTCTGATCCTGCGGGTGGCGGCCGCGTCGGCCAACACGGGACTGCCGATGTCGGCGTCGACGCTGAACAGGCTGGCCGCGTCGGCTCCCGAGCTGCGCACGCCCTGGCCGCGCGATGCGCTCAAGGACCTGCTGGTGCTGCTGGCCGCAGGCCCGACGACGGTGGCCACCATCGAGGCCCTCGACCGCACCGGATTGTGGGGACGGTTGTTCCCCGAGTGGGGAGCGGTGCGCGACCTGCCGCCACGCGACGTCGTCCACATCTGGACAGTCGATCGCCATCTCGTCGAGACGGTCTCGCAGGCAAGCACATTAACCACCCGGGTGTCCCGTCCCGACCTGCTGGTGCTGGGCGCACTGCTGCACGACATCGGCAAGGGCCGCGGCGGGGACCACAGTGTGATCGGTGCCGAGCTGGCCGTGCAGGTCGGAACCCGGCTGGGCCTTTGGCCGTCCGATATCGACGTGCTGTCGGCGATCGTGCGCTACCACCTGCTGCTGCCCGACGTCGCGACGCGGCGGGACCTGCAAGATCCCAAGACCATCTCCGGTGTCATCGACGCACTCGGTGGCGACCCGGTGCTGCTCGAGTTGCTCGATGCGCTGGCCGAGGCGGATTCGCTGGCGACCGGGCCCGGGGTGTGGGGGGACTGGAAAGCTTCGCTGATCGGCGACCTGGTCCGGCGTTGCCGGTTGATGTTGGCCGGCGAGCCGCAGCCGCATGCGGATCCGATTGATCCTCAACATCTTTCACTGGCGGCTGACGGCGGCGTGCACGTCGAGATGACGCCGGGGGACAGCGTGCACACCTTCAACGTCACGATGATCGCACCGGACCGGCGCGGCTTGTTGTCGAAGGCGGCCGGGGTGCTGGCGCTCAACTCACTGCGGGTGCATTCGGCGTCGGTGAACAGCACCGGCGGTGCGGCGATCAACACTTTCGTGGTGTCACCGCGCTTCGGTGCCCCGCCTGCCGCCGAGCTTCTCCGCCAGCAGTTCATCCTCGCGCTCAGCGGCGAGCTCGATGTGATGTCGGCTCTGGAGAAGCGCGACGCCGACGCCGCGCAGCACGGCACCGGCAGGGTGGGGGAGCACAAGCCGGCCGTGCCGATCAACGCCGTGCCGGCCCCGCCGCGCATCCTGTGGCACGACGGCAGCAGTGAGGGTCAGCTGATCGTCGAGATCCGCACCACCGACCGCACCGGGCTGCTCGCGACGCTCACCGGCGTGTTGGAGCGAACCGGCGCGGACATCGCCTGGGCCAAGATCACCACGCTGGGCTCGTCGGTGGTCGACGCGTTCGGAATCACGGTCCCGACGTCGGTATCGCTCGACGAGACCCGCACGAAGCTGGAGAGCGACCTCTACGCGGTGCTTCCGACTCCGCCGCCGGCGAAGCCGGCCGAGGAAGCCGGTTAG
- the fni gene encoding type 2 isopentenyl-diphosphate Delta-isomerase, whose translation MGSGGQERELGAMASRKLRHIDACLHGPVQYETVTTGFERYRLPYNALTQTNLSTVDLSTGFLGAPLRAPVLIGAMTGGAELSRTINRNLAEAAQKLGIGMMLGSQRIMLDDEVAAASFDVRDLAPDVLLVGNIGLAQLSESAIPKIAAAMDRIGADALAVHTNPLQEAMQANGDTDFSGSLDRLRRLAGALPYPILVKEVGHGIGAAAAERLRDLPIAAVDVAGAGGTSWARVEQLVRYGEVRYPAVAEWGVPTAQALTEVRATLPGMPLVASGGIRTGVDAATALALGADVVALARPLLAPAIESPAAALDALHGFIEELRVCLHGCGADDLPALKRLDLTRLG comes from the coding sequence ATGGGATCCGGCGGGCAGGAGCGTGAACTGGGTGCCATGGCGAGCCGCAAGCTCCGCCATATCGACGCATGCCTTCACGGGCCGGTGCAATACGAGACGGTGACCACCGGCTTCGAGCGCTATCGCCTTCCCTACAACGCCCTGACCCAGACCAACCTCAGCACCGTCGACCTCAGCACCGGCTTCCTCGGCGCGCCGCTTCGCGCCCCGGTCCTGATCGGGGCCATGACAGGCGGGGCCGAGCTGTCCCGCACCATCAACCGCAATCTCGCCGAGGCCGCGCAGAAGCTCGGGATCGGCATGATGCTCGGTTCGCAACGCATCATGCTCGACGATGAGGTGGCGGCCGCCAGCTTCGACGTTCGTGACCTCGCACCCGACGTCCTGCTGGTCGGCAACATCGGCCTGGCTCAACTCTCGGAATCCGCGATCCCCAAGATCGCCGCGGCAATGGACCGGATCGGCGCTGACGCGCTGGCCGTGCACACCAATCCGCTCCAGGAGGCGATGCAGGCCAACGGCGACACCGACTTCAGCGGGTCGCTGGACCGGTTGCGCAGGCTGGCCGGGGCGCTGCCCTACCCGATCCTGGTCAAGGAGGTCGGCCACGGTATCGGCGCCGCGGCCGCCGAGCGGCTGCGGGACCTGCCGATCGCCGCGGTCGACGTCGCGGGCGCCGGTGGTACGTCGTGGGCCCGGGTCGAACAGCTGGTGCGCTACGGCGAGGTGCGCTACCCGGCCGTCGCCGAATGGGGGGTGCCGACCGCACAGGCACTCACCGAAGTTCGGGCTACCTTGCCGGGCATGCCGCTGGTGGCCTCCGGGGGAATCCGCACCGGGGTCGATGCCGCCACGGCGCTGGCGCTGGGTGCCGATGTGGTGGCCCTGGCCCGTCCGCTGCTGGCCCCGGCGATCGAGTCCCCGGCCGCCGCGTTGGACGCGCTGCACGGCTTCATCGAAGAGCTGCGTGTCTGCCTGCACGGCTGCGGTGCGGATGACCTGCCCGCGCTGAAACGCCTGGACCTCACGCGCCTCGGCTGA
- the ftsY gene encoding signal recognition particle-docking protein FtsY, whose protein sequence is MSEGLWIAIAVIAVLVVAAVIIGLVRYRRRQISLRRSSESPTPIDRSGGYSASSGISFTQSSATTAPPKAPAAPPTIDTTGLPGVGDDAALPRDSVKRPIEDVRLPEPPVAEPPVAEAPAAAAPVVEEPAVDEAPVPAAVTPSAPDLSGIAPTEGRLERLRGRLAKSQNALGRSMLGLLGGGDLDEESWEEVEDTLLIADLGPVVTSSVIQQLRSRLAATTVRTEADARAVLRDVLIAELNPALDRSIKALPHADKPSVLLVVGVNGTGKTTTVGKLARVLVADGRRVVLGAADTFRAAAADQLQSWASRVGADVVRGPEGADPASVAFDSVDKGIEAGADVVVIDTAGRLHTKTGLMDELGKVKRVVSKRAAVDEVLLVLDATIGQNGLAQARVFAEVVDITGLVLTKLDGTAKGGIVFRVQQELGVPVKLVGLGEGPDDLAPFEPAAFVDALLG, encoded by the coding sequence GTGTCAGAGGGTCTCTGGATCGCTATCGCGGTCATCGCCGTCCTGGTCGTCGCTGCAGTCATCATCGGTCTGGTCCGCTATCGGCGGCGCCAAATCAGTCTGCGCCGCAGCTCAGAGAGTCCCACACCAATTGACCGATCCGGCGGCTACAGCGCGTCGAGCGGCATTTCGTTCACACAATCGTCAGCAACGACAGCGCCCCCCAAAGCGCCCGCGGCGCCGCCGACCATCGACACCACCGGACTGCCCGGGGTCGGTGACGATGCGGCGCTGCCGCGAGACTCCGTCAAACGGCCGATCGAGGATGTGCGGCTGCCCGAACCGCCGGTGGCCGAACCGCCGGTGGCCGAAGCGCCCGCGGCTGCCGCGCCGGTCGTCGAAGAGCCTGCCGTCGACGAGGCTCCCGTGCCGGCCGCGGTCACGCCGTCCGCTCCTGACCTCAGCGGCATTGCGCCTACCGAAGGCCGCCTCGAGCGTCTCCGCGGGCGACTCGCCAAGTCGCAGAACGCGCTGGGGCGCAGCATGCTCGGTCTGCTCGGCGGCGGCGATCTCGACGAGGAGTCCTGGGAAGAGGTCGAGGACACCCTGCTGATCGCCGACCTCGGACCGGTGGTGACCAGCTCGGTGATCCAGCAGCTCCGCAGCCGGCTGGCCGCTACCACCGTGCGCACCGAGGCCGACGCCCGCGCTGTTCTGCGCGACGTGCTGATCGCCGAACTCAACCCGGCGCTGGACCGCTCGATCAAGGCGCTGCCACATGCCGACAAGCCGTCGGTGCTGTTGGTCGTCGGCGTGAACGGAACAGGCAAGACGACCACGGTGGGCAAGCTGGCCCGCGTCCTGGTCGCCGACGGGCGCCGGGTGGTCCTCGGCGCGGCCGACACGTTCCGCGCGGCCGCCGCCGACCAATTGCAGAGCTGGGCGTCGCGGGTCGGTGCCGACGTCGTCCGCGGCCCGGAGGGCGCCGACCCGGCATCGGTGGCATTCGATTCGGTGGACAAAGGAATCGAAGCCGGCGCCGACGTCGTCGTCATCGACACCGCCGGGCGACTGCACACCAAAACCGGCCTGATGGACGAACTCGGCAAGGTCAAGCGGGTGGTGAGCAAACGTGCGGCGGTCGACGAGGTGCTGCTGGTGCTCGACGCGACGATCGGCCAGAACGGTCTGGCGCAGGCCCGGGTCTTCGCCGAGGTCGTCGACATCACCGGGCTGGTACTCACCAAACTCGACGGCACCGCCAAGGGCGGCATCGTCTTCCGCGTTCAACAGGAACTCGGTGTGCCGGTGAAGCTTGTCGGATTGGGCGAAGGCCCCGACGATCTCGCACCGTTCGAGCCGGCCGCGTTCGTCGACGCGCTGCTCGGATAG